One genomic region from Bufo bufo chromosome 3, aBufBuf1.1, whole genome shotgun sequence encodes:
- the LOC120994101 gene encoding olfactory receptor 52K1-like — MESSLHAPMYVLISLLSAVNICGTTTIVPKMLLGFLFHQNYISLVGCLTQMFFIYFIIMMDCNILLMMALDRYIAICKPLHYSNIMTKHNLLFLTIVAVVRGVSFVCPVIYLASRVDFCHSNIIDHFACEHMALLSLACGTITKNKLVGLCLRVFSKIFDMSFLCTSYGSIMSVALTISGAARHKSLHTCGTHILVILIVYFFRLSSSIVYRVSRSVSQDTHNLLSAIYLLIPALVNPLIYGLRTTEIRIRILKVFCQINIGLHCMS, encoded by the coding sequence ATGGAGAGCTCCCTGCATGCTCCTATGTATGTTCTCATCTCCTTGTTGAGTGCCGTGAACATCTGTGGCACAACTACCATAGTTCCAAAGATGCTCCTCGGATTCCTCTTCCATCAGAATTACATTTCGCTGGTTGGATGTTTGACTCAAATGTTCTTCATTTACTTCATCATCATGATGGACTGCAATATCCTGCTGATGATGGCCCTGGATCGATATATTGCGATCTGTAAACCACTGCATTATTCTAACATAATGACCAAGCACAACTTGCTCTTCCTGACCATTGTGGCTGTAGTACGCGGCGTGTCCTTTGTATGTCCTGTCATCTACCTCGCTTCCAGGGTAGATTTCTGCCACTCAAACATTATTGACCATTTTGCTTGTGAGCACATGGCGCTGCTAAGCTTGGCTTGTGGTACCATCACCAAAAATAAACTGGTGGGGTTGTGCCTGAGGGTCTTCTCCAAGATATTTGACATGAGCTTCCTCTGTACCTCGTACGGCAGCATCATGAGTGTAGCACTGACCATATCTGGTGCTGCAAGACACAAGTCCCTCCACACATGTGGGACACACATCCTGGTCATCCTGATCGTCTACTTCTTCAGGCTGTCATCATCCATTGTCTACAGGGTGTCTCGATCGGTGTCTCAAGATACACACAATCTTCTGTCTGCCATCTATCTACTCATTCCTGCCCTGGTCAATCCACTGATTTATGGTCTAAGGACCACAGAGATCAGAATTCGGATACTGAAAGTGTTCTGCCAGATAAACATAGGACTTCACTGCATGAGCTAA